The Capra hircus breed San Clemente chromosome 2, ASM170441v1, whole genome shotgun sequence genome window below encodes:
- the HTR1D gene encoding 5-hydroxytryptamine receptor 1D, whose translation MSPPNQSGEGLLQGAPNRSLNATETPGAWDPGTLQALKIALAVVLSIVTLATVLSNAFVLTTIFLTRKLRSPANCLVGSLAMMDLLVSILVMPISVAYTTTHTWSFGQLLCDIWLSSDVTCCTASILHLCVIALDRYWAITDALEYSKRRTVRHAAAMIATVWAISICISIPPLFWRQAKTHEEMSDCLVNTSQISYTIYSTCGAFYIPSVLLIILYGRIYMAARNRILNPPSLYGKRFTTAHLIAGSAGSSLCSLNPSLHEGHSHSAGSPLFFNHVKIKLADSVLERKRISAARERKATKTLGIILGAFIVCWLPFFVASLVLPICRDSCWIPPALFDFFTWLGYLNSLINPIIYTVFNEEFRQAFQKVVRFRKTS comes from the coding sequence ATGTCCCCCCCAAACCAGTCAGGAGAAGGTCTTCTGCAGGGGGCTCCCAACAGATCCCTGAATGCCACAGAAACTCCAGGCGCTTGGGACCCAGGGACGCTCCAAGCCCTCAAGATTGCTCTCGCGGTGGTCCTTTCCATCGTCACCCTGGCCACAGTCCTTTCCAATGCCTTTGTGCTCACCaccatcttcctgaccaggaagcTCCGCAGCCCAGCCAACTGCCTCGTTGGCTCCCTGGCGATGATGGACCTGTTGGTTTCCATCTTGGTCATGCCCATCAGCGTCGCCTACACCACCACCCACACCTGGAGCTTCGGCCAACTCCTGTGTGACATCTGGCTGTCTTCTGACGTCACGTGCTGCACGGCCTCCATCCTGCATCTCTGTGTCATTGCTCTGGACAGGTACTGGGCCATCACGGATGCCCTGGAGTACAGTAAACGCCGGACCGTGCGCCACGCGGCCGCCATGATCGCCACGGTCTGGGCCATCTCGATCTGcatctccatcccacccctcttttGGCGGCAGGCCAAAACTCACGAAGAGATGTCGGACTGCCTGGTGAACACGTCTCAGATCTCCTACACCATCTACTCCACCTGTGGGGCCTTCTACATCCCGTCCGTGTTGCTCATCATCCTCTATGGCCGTATCTACATGGCTGCCCGGAACCGCATCCTGAATCCGCCGTCCCTCTACGGGAAGCGCTTCACCACCGCGCATCTCATCGCAGGCTCTGCAGGGTCCTCGCTGTGCTCCCTCAACCCCAGCCTTCACGAGGGGCATTCTCATTCAGCCGGCTCCCCTCTCTTTTTTAACCACGTGAAAATCAAGCTTGCTGATAGTGTCCTGGAACGCAAGAGGATTTCTGCTGCCCGGGAGAGGAAAGCCACAAAAACCCTGGGCATCATTCTGGGGGCCTTTATCGTCTGCTGGCTGCCCTTCTTTGTAGCGTCTTTGGTCCTTCCCATCTGCAGAGACTCCTGCTGGATCCCCCCAGCACTTTTTGACTTTTTCACCTGGCTAGGCTATCTGAACTCCCTCATCAATCCAATAATCTATACTGTGTTTAACGAAGAGTTTCGGCAAGCGTTTCAGAAAGTTGTCCGTTTCAGGAAAACCTCTTAG